Proteins encoded by one window of Methylovirgula ligni:
- a CDS encoding formylglycine-generating enzyme family protein, protein MTWIPGGTFRMGSDNHYPEEAPVHRVTVDGFWIDKAPVTNRQFSEFVRATEHVTFAEIPPDPKDYPGALPHMLYAGSLVFTPPSRPVDLRNWGEWWRFLKSADWRHPYGPGSDIDGLDDHPVVHVAHADAAAYAQWAGKELPTESEWEFAARGGLDGVEYAWGDEFQPDGKLMANTWHGEFPRENLKPDGFERTSPVGAFPPNGYGLYDMIGNTWEWTDDWFSQKHRPDAQKACCIPQNPRGARADESYDPCQPAIKIPRKVIKGGSHLCAPNYCRRYRPAARHAEAVDTSTSHLGFRCVVRKAAAS, encoded by the coding sequence ATGACGTGGATTCCCGGCGGCACGTTCCGCATGGGATCCGACAACCACTATCCTGAGGAAGCACCGGTCCATCGCGTCACTGTCGACGGGTTTTGGATCGACAAGGCGCCGGTTACCAACCGCCAGTTCAGCGAATTCGTCCGCGCGACGGAACACGTGACCTTCGCCGAAATCCCGCCGGACCCCAAGGATTATCCCGGCGCTCTGCCGCACATGCTTTATGCGGGTTCGCTTGTATTCACGCCGCCATCGCGTCCCGTCGATCTCCGCAATTGGGGAGAATGGTGGCGGTTCCTGAAAAGCGCCGATTGGCGCCACCCCTATGGACCGGGAAGCGATATCGACGGACTGGATGATCATCCTGTCGTGCATGTCGCCCATGCCGATGCTGCCGCCTACGCCCAATGGGCGGGCAAGGAATTGCCGACGGAATCCGAATGGGAATTCGCCGCGCGCGGGGGACTCGACGGGGTGGAATACGCCTGGGGCGACGAGTTTCAGCCCGATGGAAAGCTCATGGCGAACACGTGGCATGGCGAGTTTCCACGCGAAAACCTGAAGCCCGACGGCTTTGAGCGCACATCACCGGTCGGCGCCTTCCCGCCAAATGGCTACGGCCTCTACGACATGATCGGCAACACCTGGGAATGGACCGACGATTGGTTTTCCCAAAAGCATAGGCCGGATGCGCAGAAGGCTTGCTGCATTCCGCAGAACCCGCGCGGCGCGAGGGCCGATGAAAGCTACGATCCGTGCCAGCCCGCCATTAAAATCCCGCGCAAAGTCATCAAGGGCGGATCGCATCTCTGCGCGCCGAATTATTGCCGCCGCTACCGGCCGGCAGCCCGCCACGCCGAGGCCGTCGACACCTCGACCAGTCATCTTGGATTCCGCTGCGTCGTTCGAAAAGCCGCAGCGTCATGA
- a CDS encoding DUF1153 domain-containing protein codes for MVELSRPRVKYVIGPDGSPLTVADLPPVTTKRWVIRRKAEVVAAVRGGLISLEEACNRYTLTVDEFLSWQMSIDQYGLAGLRTTRIQQYRM; via the coding sequence ATGGTCGAGTTGAGCCGCCCGAGGGTCAAGTACGTCATCGGGCCAGACGGGAGCCCCCTTACTGTGGCAGATCTTCCGCCAGTCACGACCAAGCGCTGGGTTATCCGGCGCAAGGCTGAAGTTGTCGCCGCCGTGCGCGGCGGCCTCATTTCGCTCGAAGAGGCGTGCAACCGCTATACACTGACGGTCGACGAATTTCTGTCCTGGCAAATGTCAATCGACCAATATGGCCTGGCGGGGCTGCGCACCACTCGCATCCAGCAATATCGCATGTAA
- the mnmA gene encoding tRNA 2-thiouridine(34) synthase MnmA, whose amino-acid sequence MSLENRNSLDLPKAPADTRVVVAMSGGVDSSVVAALLKEQGYDVVGVTLQLYDHGAAEHRKGACCAGQDIYDARQVAARLDIPHYVLDYEQRFREKVIDRFAQSYAEGETPVPCIACNSDIKFADFLDTAKDLGADILATGHYIASRPDGAGGRALFRAADTNRDQSYFLFATTREQLERLRFPLGEMQKPEVRAIARRHGLLVADKPDSQDICFVHSGKYSSFIEQMRPDAARPGEIVHVDGRVLGHHAGIINYTIGQRRGLGISHNEAGSGQPLYVVRIDAAHAQVIVGPREALATRRVQLREVNWIGDGALADIGPVSRDVFVRVRSTKPPVAAFLTIEDGEASVAFVSSEDGVSPGQACVLYDSDRPDARVLGGGFICATQSDAADARILHGATLAAAGG is encoded by the coding sequence ATGAGCCTAGAGAATCGAAACAGTCTCGATTTGCCCAAGGCACCCGCCGACACGCGGGTGGTCGTGGCGATGTCGGGCGGCGTCGATTCCTCCGTCGTCGCGGCGCTGCTCAAGGAACAGGGCTACGATGTCGTCGGCGTTACCTTACAGCTCTACGATCACGGCGCCGCCGAGCATCGCAAGGGCGCCTGCTGTGCCGGTCAGGACATTTATGACGCGCGCCAGGTGGCCGCGCGGCTCGATATTCCGCACTATGTGCTCGACTATGAGCAGCGGTTCCGGGAGAAGGTGATCGACCGCTTCGCCCAGAGCTACGCCGAGGGCGAGACACCGGTCCCCTGCATCGCCTGCAACAGCGACATCAAATTCGCCGATTTTCTCGACACGGCGAAGGACCTCGGCGCCGACATTCTGGCGACCGGGCATTATATCGCCTCGCGGCCGGATGGCGCAGGCGGCCGGGCGCTTTTCCGCGCGGCGGACACGAACCGCGATCAGAGCTATTTTCTGTTCGCGACGACGCGCGAACAGCTTGAACGCCTGCGCTTCCCGCTTGGCGAGATGCAGAAGCCGGAGGTGCGCGCCATCGCCCGCCGGCACGGGCTGCTTGTCGCCGACAAGCCCGACAGCCAGGACATCTGCTTTGTCCATTCCGGCAAATACAGCAGCTTCATCGAGCAGATGCGGCCCGACGCAGCGCGGCCGGGAGAGATCGTTCATGTCGACGGCCGGGTGCTCGGGCATCATGCCGGGATCATCAATTACACCATCGGTCAGCGCCGCGGCCTTGGCATCAGTCACAATGAGGCCGGAAGCGGTCAACCGCTGTATGTCGTGCGGATCGACGCCGCCCATGCGCAGGTGATTGTCGGGCCGCGTGAGGCACTGGCGACGCGGCGCGTGCAATTGCGCGAGGTCAACTGGATCGGCGACGGTGCTCTGGCCGATATCGGACCGGTCAGCCGCGATGTTTTCGTGCGCGTGCGCTCGACCAAGCCGCCGGTCGCAGCCTTCCTCACTATCGAAGATGGTGAAGCGAGCGTCGCTTTCGTCAGCAGCGAGGATGGCGTCTCGCCGGGCCAGGCCTGCGTGTTATATGACAGCGACCGCCCCGATGCGCGTGTCCTCGGCGGCGGTTTTATTTGCGCGACCCAATCCGACGCGGCCGACGCGCGGATTCTGCATGGCGCGACGCTCGCCGCCGCTGGCGGATGA
- a CDS encoding L-lactate permease, whose translation MFHQLLAPVAGNLGLSFAAAILPVLAVLLLLGVLRRPAWQAALAGLIVGLIIAIAIWKMPAGLAVNSVAAGAVFALWPVMWIVLNALLLYNIAVESGRFDAFRAWLINHVPNDRRVVLVVIGFCFGALLEGISGFGTPVAITSSLLILVGFPALEALVFVLIFNTAPVAFGALGVPITVLGAVTGLPAHTLGAMVGRQLPVIALLLPFYVITLYGGLRSLKALWPLLLVAGLSFAISQFLASNYLDYALTDVFSALGSLACTLLFLQVWHPERDPEFAISDADEKDATTAKPIAPWQGWIPWIIVSAVVIIWTHYAVATVGAQAIHWPGLDKAISITLYNNKPYAAIWAFQPLATGTAILVAAIITALVIGLPVRDFFACIGHTVRQAWIAVVTVMLILGLAYLMNYSGMAYTLGKAVASTGGFFVLLSPFLGWVAVLLSGSDTSGNALFGNLQVVAARQLNLNPILFAATNSSGGVIGKMVSPQNIATGVAVTKLKGQEGVVFARTFWHSITLTIVLGLLVAIQQFVIPWIIPVVGAGH comes from the coding sequence GTGTTTCATCAACTGCTCGCCCCTGTTGCGGGCAACCTTGGTTTGTCTTTCGCGGCGGCCATCCTGCCCGTTTTGGCGGTTCTTCTCCTCCTCGGCGTCTTGCGTCGGCCAGCATGGCAAGCGGCCTTGGCCGGGCTCATCGTCGGCCTGATTATCGCGATCGCGATCTGGAAGATGCCGGCGGGGCTTGCTGTCAATTCCGTCGCCGCCGGCGCTGTCTTCGCCCTGTGGCCGGTCATGTGGATCGTGCTCAACGCGCTGCTGCTCTACAACATCGCTGTTGAATCCGGCCGCTTCGACGCCTTTCGGGCCTGGCTCATCAATCACGTTCCGAACGACCGGCGCGTCGTGCTCGTCGTGATCGGTTTCTGCTTCGGCGCTTTGCTCGAAGGCATCTCCGGCTTCGGCACGCCGGTGGCGATCACCAGCTCCCTGCTCATCCTCGTGGGATTTCCGGCGCTGGAAGCGCTCGTCTTCGTTTTGATCTTCAATACCGCGCCCGTCGCCTTCGGCGCGCTCGGCGTGCCGATCACCGTGCTTGGCGCCGTCACCGGCCTGCCCGCCCATACGCTCGGCGCCATGGTCGGACGCCAATTGCCGGTGATCGCGCTGCTGCTGCCGTTCTATGTCATCACGCTCTATGGCGGCCTGCGCTCGTTGAAAGCCCTGTGGCCGCTGCTGCTGGTCGCGGGTCTGAGCTTCGCTATCTCGCAATTCCTCGCGTCCAACTACCTCGATTATGCGCTGACGGACGTTTTCTCGGCGCTCGGCTCGCTCGCCTGCACCCTGCTCTTCCTGCAGGTCTGGCACCCTGAGAGAGACCCGGAATTCGCCATTTCCGACGCCGACGAGAAGGACGCGACGACGGCGAAACCCATCGCCCCCTGGCAGGGCTGGATTCCGTGGATCATCGTCTCGGCCGTGGTGATCATCTGGACGCATTACGCGGTCGCGACGGTCGGCGCGCAGGCGATCCACTGGCCGGGCCTCGACAAGGCAATCTCGATCACGCTCTACAACAACAAGCCCTATGCGGCGATCTGGGCCTTCCAGCCACTCGCCACCGGCACGGCGATTCTCGTCGCGGCGATCATCACCGCTCTCGTCATCGGCCTGCCGGTGCGTGATTTCTTCGCCTGCATCGGCCATACGGTCCGCCAGGCGTGGATCGCCGTGGTCACGGTGATGCTCATCCTCGGCCTCGCCTATCTGATGAATTATTCCGGCATGGCCTATACGCTCGGCAAGGCGGTCGCCTCGACCGGGGGGTTCTTCGTGCTGCTCTCGCCATTCCTCGGCTGGGTCGCAGTACTGCTTTCGGGCAGCGACACCTCAGGCAACGCGCTCTTCGGCAATCTTCAGGTGGTGGCAGCGCGGCAACTCAACCTCAACCCGATCCTGTTCGCAGCGACCAATTCGTCCGGCGGCGTGATCGGCAAAATGGTTTCGCCGCAGAATATCGCGACCGGCGTCGCCGTCACCAAGCTGAAAGGCCAGGAGGGCGTCGTCTTCGCCCGCACGTTCTGGCACAGCATCACCCTGACGATCGTGCTCGGGCTGCTGGTCGCGATCCAGCAATTCGTCATTCCGTGGATCATCCCGGTCGTCGGGGCAGGACATTAA
- a CDS encoding DNA-3-methyladenine glycosylase, giving the protein MPLARAELPIDTAALARYLIGKILVRELPEGIASGRIVETEAYVVGDAAGHAFRGMTQRNRTLFLERGRAYVYLAYGVSYMLNVSSEKPGVGAGVLIRALEPLEGLPIMRLNRGVERLRDLAWGPGRLAAALRIDRSLDGLDLCREGPLWLARGENEPGEIGQSIRIGISQDANRLLRFYLRGSPYVSGPRSLNE; this is encoded by the coding sequence GTGCCGCTGGCTCGCGCGGAGCTACCGATTGATACGGCCGCTCTCGCCCGGTATCTGATTGGCAAGATATTGGTGCGGGAATTGCCGGAAGGCATAGCCAGTGGCCGTATTGTCGAGACTGAGGCGTATGTCGTCGGCGATGCCGCCGGGCATGCCTTCCGTGGGATGACTCAGCGCAATCGAACGCTGTTTCTCGAGCGCGGACGCGCCTATGTCTACCTCGCCTATGGCGTCTCCTATATGCTCAATGTCTCGAGCGAGAAGCCCGGAGTTGGAGCCGGCGTCCTGATCCGGGCGCTCGAGCCGCTCGAAGGTCTCCCGATCATGCGACTCAATCGCGGCGTCGAGCGCTTGCGCGACCTGGCGTGGGGGCCGGGAAGGCTCGCCGCGGCGCTGCGGATTGATCGTTCGCTCGATGGGCTCGATCTTTGCCGGGAAGGCCCCTTATGGCTCGCACGCGGCGAGAACGAACCCGGTGAAATCGGGCAGAGCATCAGGATCGGCATTTCGCAGGATGCAAACCGTCTCCTGCGATTTTATCTTCGCGGCAGTCCCTATGTCAGCGGTCCGAGATCGCTCAACGAATAA
- a CDS encoding DUF1254 domain-containing protein yields the protein MTPILKLVISSIFGVAAIGPACAYEQSSAKYAAKVPSYITTPDTVQTRIGTLKFFDGLPDAQTVQKVYDNLDFARGVETFLSGIPAASVYAACEGLSKAGVKRNSDIGIMENLMDARSLFLTAQSTTPYVFTCLDLKDGPVVAQVPPGVLGPVDDAFFRFVTDVGLTGPDKGKGGKYLFLPPGYTGAIPSGGYFVVKSPTYSNLIFYRAFVKNGDIAAAVNGVKAAARVYPLSEAANPPSQTFLNVSGNQFNTIHANTFEFYNELNEVIQHEPADAFDPELVGLFASIGIKKGQPFAPDDRMKAILTDAVAVGNATARAIVFAPRDKRVMFYPDRQWGTGFVGGSYQFLNNGERMLDARTLFHYYATGVTPAMAFSKPGSGSAYAYATRDSKGRYLDGGKTYKITLPAPIPAAQFWSFMVYDGQTRSMLETDQKTAGLDSNQKGIQKNADGSVTVWFAPKAPAGHESNWVQTVSGKGWNTLLRLYGPLEPWFDKNWKPGDFELVE from the coding sequence ATGACTCCAATTCTAAAATTGGTAATTTCTTCGATATTCGGCGTCGCGGCCATCGGGCCTGCCTGTGCTTACGAACAATCCTCGGCAAAATATGCTGCGAAGGTCCCGTCGTACATTACGACGCCCGATACGGTGCAGACGCGCATTGGAACGTTAAAATTCTTCGACGGCTTGCCGGACGCGCAGACGGTGCAAAAGGTCTACGACAATCTCGATTTTGCACGCGGAGTTGAGACATTTCTTTCCGGCATACCTGCCGCATCGGTCTACGCGGCGTGCGAGGGTCTCAGCAAGGCAGGAGTAAAACGCAACAGCGACATCGGCATCATGGAAAACCTGATGGATGCGCGTTCATTGTTTCTGACTGCGCAATCGACCACCCCGTACGTATTTACGTGCCTTGACCTCAAGGACGGTCCGGTTGTAGCGCAAGTGCCGCCCGGAGTTCTCGGTCCTGTTGACGATGCATTTTTTCGGTTCGTGACGGATGTCGGCTTAACTGGCCCCGACAAAGGCAAAGGTGGAAAGTATCTCTTCTTGCCACCCGGATACACCGGAGCAATTCCTTCCGGCGGCTACTTCGTGGTGAAGTCTCCGACCTATTCTAATCTGATATTTTACCGCGCGTTCGTGAAAAACGGCGACATCGCCGCCGCTGTGAACGGTGTCAAAGCCGCCGCGCGCGTCTATCCACTATCAGAGGCAGCGAACCCGCCGTCGCAGACTTTCCTCAACGTTTCGGGCAACCAGTTCAACACCATTCACGCCAACACGTTCGAGTTTTACAACGAGTTGAACGAAGTAATTCAGCATGAGCCGGCCGACGCCTTCGATCCTGAGTTAGTCGGGTTGTTTGCTTCGATAGGAATTAAGAAGGGCCAACCCTTCGCGCCGGACGATCGGATGAAAGCCATTCTTACCGACGCTGTAGCGGTCGGTAACGCGACCGCCCGCGCAATCGTTTTCGCGCCCCGCGACAAACGAGTGATGTTCTATCCTGATCGTCAGTGGGGCACTGGATTTGTGGGAGGCAGTTATCAGTTTCTGAACAATGGCGAACGCATGCTCGATGCCCGGACGCTGTTTCACTATTACGCCACGGGTGTTACTCCGGCTATGGCATTCTCTAAGCCCGGCAGCGGATCGGCCTATGCCTACGCTACTCGCGACTCCAAGGGCCGCTATTTAGACGGCGGCAAGACCTACAAGATCACTTTGCCTGCGCCGATTCCTGCCGCGCAGTTCTGGTCATTTATGGTCTACGACGGCCAGACTCGCTCGATGCTAGAGACCGACCAGAAAACCGCTGGCCTTGATAGCAATCAGAAGGGCATCCAGAAAAATGCGGATGGCTCGGTGACAGTTTGGTTCGCGCCGAAGGCTCCAGCGGGCCACGAATCGAATTGGGTACAGACCGTTTCAGGAAAGGGATGGAATACTCTCCTTCGGCTTTACGGGCCGCTCGAACCCTGGTTCGACAAAAATTGGAAGCCGGGCGATTTCGAATTGGTGGAATGA
- the ligD gene encoding DNA ligase D produces the protein MALETYRKKRDFTVTSEPRGLKGRSSGNAFVVQKHDATRLHYDFRLELDGVLKSWAVTRGPSLVPGEKRLAVHVEDHPLDYGSFEGTIPEGQYGAGTVLVWDRGTWTPEGDPEKAYAKGHLDFTLHGEKLKGRWHLVRMHPRPGEKRENWLLIKGEDDQARGPGDPDILEEEPNSVITGRSLEDIAGDKKSRRWTSGKAAQPRVETPGSPRARAMAPVESIKSDPPAKKKRALPPVKRAPFAFSPPKGAKRKALPDFIAPMLPTLVATPPSGAQWIHEVKFDGYRIEAVVKAGKVKLRTRTGLDWADRFPTVAAAFAQLPVKDCIVDGEVVVEEANGISDFSALQNALSEGETGSMVYYAFDLMHIDGYDLTGLPLVARKEILQSLLKATPDVILRYSDHFDENGELMLQHVCRLGAEGVVSKKRESHYLSKRSTDWLKIKCANRQEFVIAGYVPSTTTRKAIGSLVLGYYENGKLRHAGRVGTGYSSKMALDLFALLSRERIEKPAFESPLSSEARRNAVWVKPDRVAEVEFRGWTADANLRQASFKGLREDKNPKDIVRERVAPMAKEAEAPATSVTFTHRDRVYWPEAGVTKQGLADYYTMVWPWIEKYLLGRPLVLLRCPNGIVQGGFFQKHPWAGIDPHILQIHDPHEKEPILGIDSFDGLMALVQSAALEIHPWGARSDDLDHPDRLIFDLDPGEGVAFAEIIAAAKEVRRRLAEAKLKSFVKTTGGKGLHVVAPLTPRATWTVAKDFCRALADSMAHDAPQLYTATATKTQRPKRIYIDYLRNARGATAVAPYSTRARPPAGISTPLTWDELDSVVSGSQFTIGNFSKRLQHLAKDPWDGFFRLRQSLPGK, from the coding sequence TTGGCCCTCGAAACCTACCGCAAGAAGCGTGATTTCACTGTCACGTCGGAGCCGCGCGGCCTTAAGGGGCGTTCGTCCGGCAATGCCTTCGTCGTGCAGAAACACGACGCGACACGGCTGCATTACGATTTCCGGCTCGAACTCGACGGCGTCCTCAAGAGCTGGGCGGTGACGCGCGGGCCGAGCCTTGTGCCGGGCGAGAAGCGCCTCGCCGTCCATGTCGAGGATCATCCGCTCGATTACGGCTCCTTCGAGGGGACAATTCCGGAGGGGCAATATGGCGCGGGCACAGTGCTGGTCTGGGATCGTGGCACCTGGACGCCGGAGGGCGATCCGGAGAAAGCCTATGCCAAAGGTCACCTGGACTTCACGCTTCATGGCGAGAAGCTGAAAGGCCGCTGGCACCTTGTCCGCATGCACCCGCGTCCGGGCGAGAAGCGCGAGAATTGGCTGCTCATCAAGGGCGAAGACGACCAAGCGCGCGGGCCGGGCGATCCGGACATCCTCGAAGAGGAGCCGAATTCGGTCATCACCGGCCGCTCGCTTGAAGATATTGCCGGCGACAAGAAGAGTCGGCGCTGGACCTCGGGGAAGGCGGCCCAGCCGCGGGTCGAAACGCCCGGTTCGCCGCGCGCCCGCGCCATGGCACCGGTCGAGAGCATCAAATCGGATCCGCCAGCGAAGAAGAAGCGCGCATTGCCGCCGGTCAAGCGGGCGCCGTTCGCCTTCTCGCCGCCGAAAGGCGCGAAGCGGAAGGCGCTGCCGGATTTCATCGCGCCGATGCTGCCGACGCTCGTCGCCACGCCGCCCTCCGGAGCGCAATGGATTCATGAGGTCAAATTCGACGGCTATCGCATCGAGGCGGTCGTGAAGGCCGGCAAGGTGAAGCTGCGCACGCGAACGGGGCTCGATTGGGCCGACCGCTTCCCAACCGTCGCCGCTGCTTTCGCGCAATTGCCGGTCAAGGATTGCATCGTCGACGGCGAAGTCGTGGTCGAGGAGGCGAACGGTATTTCGGATTTCTCGGCTCTGCAAAACGCGCTCAGCGAGGGCGAGACTGGTAGCATGGTCTATTATGCCTTCGATCTTATGCATATCGACGGCTACGATCTGACGGGTCTGCCGCTTGTCGCGCGGAAAGAGATTCTGCAATCGCTGCTGAAAGCCACGCCGGACGTGATCCTGCGCTACAGCGATCATTTCGACGAAAATGGCGAACTCATGCTGCAGCATGTTTGCCGGCTCGGCGCCGAGGGCGTCGTCTCGAAGAAGCGGGAGAGTCACTATCTTTCCAAGCGCAGCACCGACTGGCTGAAGATCAAATGCGCCAACCGGCAGGAATTCGTCATCGCCGGCTATGTGCCCTCGACGACGACGCGAAAGGCCATCGGCTCGCTCGTGCTCGGCTATTACGAGAACGGCAAGCTCCGCCACGCCGGGCGCGTCGGCACGGGCTATTCCAGCAAAATGGCACTCGACCTCTTCGCGCTGCTCTCGCGCGAGCGGATCGAAAAGCCGGCATTCGAGTCGCCGCTCAGCAGCGAGGCGCGGCGCAATGCCGTCTGGGTAAAGCCCGACCGGGTCGCGGAGGTTGAATTTCGCGGCTGGACGGCGGATGCCAATCTGCGGCAGGCATCGTTCAAGGGCTTGCGCGAGGACAAAAATCCCAAGGACATCGTTCGCGAAAGGGTCGCACCAATGGCCAAAGAAGCCGAGGCTCCCGCGACGTCCGTGACGTTCACCCATCGCGACCGAGTCTATTGGCCCGAGGCCGGCGTCACCAAGCAGGGCCTTGCCGATTATTACACGATGGTTTGGCCGTGGATCGAAAAATACCTGCTTGGCCGGCCGCTCGTCCTGCTGCGGTGTCCGAACGGCATCGTGCAAGGCGGCTTCTTCCAGAAGCATCCCTGGGCCGGGATTGATCCCCATATTCTGCAAATCCACGATCCACACGAAAAGGAGCCAATCCTCGGCATCGATTCATTCGACGGGTTGATGGCACTGGTGCAATCGGCGGCGCTCGAAATCCACCCCTGGGGCGCGCGCAGCGACGACCTCGATCATCCCGATCGCCTGATTTTCGATCTCGACCCGGGGGAGGGCGTCGCCTTCGCGGAAATCATTGCTGCCGCGAAAGAGGTTCGCCGGCGTCTGGCCGAAGCCAAACTCAAAAGCTTCGTCAAGACGACCGGCGGCAAGGGTCTTCATGTCGTCGCGCCGCTGACGCCCCGCGCAACATGGACGGTGGCGAAGGACTTCTGCCGGGCTCTGGCCGATTCCATGGCGCATGATGCGCCGCAACTCTACACTGCGACGGCGACGAAGACGCAGAGGCCCAAGCGCATCTATATCGACTATCTGCGCAACGCCCGCGGTGCGACAGCCGTCGCGCCCTATTCGACGCGCGCGCGGCCGCCGGCCGGTATTTCGACGCCGCTTACCTGGGATGAACTCGACAGCGTGGTGAGCGGCAGCCAGTTCACCATCGGCAATTTCAGCAAGCGGCTGCAACATCTCGCCAAAGATCCGTGGGACGGATTTTTCCGGCTGCGGCAGAGCTTGCCCGGCAAATAG
- a CDS encoding alpha/beta hydrolase has translation MIALVLAASSLMMGCASRPESGFLANAAYDPPQATEHTILVATTRQRDPRPGTLYNGSRADWLDFASVTVSVPPTHVASKIEWPQTPPGDPRKDFTVHESNYVDGDKAFLQALNAQLAQRPRGHRQVFLFVHGFNTMFAEGLYGFTQVVHDSHTQAVPVLFSWASRGSVTDYLYDQNSATAARDELAHTIRLLVASNAEKVNILAHSMGNWVFVEAMRQIKMEGGLKRSDKIGVVVLAAPDIDIDVFKSELRAFGKLKRPYYVVLSRDDKALALSKFLSGGESRVGAIKHDDELAKLGAVVIDLTNVKGDDPTDHNKYAQLAEISPQLRQVLQNGIGKTQVASDEETEQLKSSLTSVVTVPVNILGNSIAIVAGR, from the coding sequence TTGATCGCCCTCGTCCTGGCTGCCTCCAGCCTGATGATGGGGTGCGCCTCGCGGCCGGAAAGCGGCTTTCTCGCTAATGCCGCCTATGATCCGCCGCAAGCGACGGAACACACGATTCTGGTTGCGACCACGCGGCAACGCGATCCCCGGCCGGGGACGCTGTACAATGGATCGCGCGCCGATTGGCTCGATTTTGCTTCGGTGACCGTCTCGGTGCCGCCGACGCATGTCGCCAGTAAGATTGAGTGGCCGCAAACCCCGCCCGGCGATCCGCGCAAGGATTTCACCGTTCACGAGTCCAATTACGTCGACGGCGACAAGGCCTTTCTGCAGGCGCTCAACGCGCAACTGGCACAAAGACCACGAGGTCATCGTCAGGTCTTTCTCTTCGTCCACGGCTTCAACACGATGTTTGCCGAGGGGCTCTACGGCTTCACGCAGGTCGTCCATGATTCGCATACGCAGGCGGTGCCGGTCCTCTTCTCCTGGGCCTCGCGCGGCAGCGTGACGGATTATCTCTACGATCAAAACAGCGCCACCGCGGCGCGCGATGAACTCGCCCACACGATCCGTCTGCTCGTCGCCAGCAATGCGGAGAAGGTCAATATTCTCGCCCATTCAATGGGCAATTGGGTCTTCGTCGAAGCGATGCGGCAAATCAAAATGGAAGGCGGCCTGAAGCGTTCGGACAAGATCGGCGTGGTCGTGCTCGCCGCGCCGGATATCGATATCGATGTCTTCAAATCGGAACTGCGCGCTTTCGGCAAGCTGAAGCGGCCCTATTACGTTGTGCTGTCCCGCGACGACAAAGCCCTGGCGTTGTCGAAATTCCTCAGCGGCGGCGAAAGCCGCGTCGGCGCGATCAAACACGACGATGAATTGGCGAAACTGGGCGCTGTCGTCATCGACCTGACGAATGTCAAAGGCGATGATCCGACCGATCACAACAAATATGCGCAGCTTGCGGAAATTTCGCCGCAGCTTCGGCAGGTACTCCAGAATGGCATCGGCAAGACGCAAGTGGCATCCGACGAAGAGACAGAGCAACTCAAAAGTTCGCTCACCTCGGTCGTCACCGTTCCCGTGAATATTCTGGGCAATTCGATCGCGATCGTCGCCGGCCGGTGA
- a CDS encoding class I SAM-dependent methyltransferase: protein MQHLKRVATLDNSAVAQAYARWAPVYDLAFSETMRPGRKVAAAIANRHKGALVLDVGVGTGLELPMFAPSCRVVGIDLSEPMLRRAARRTATGALHHVAGLSAMDACNLAFADATFDVIVAPYVLTVLPRPEASLDEWVRVLKPGGEIVLVNHIGATSGPVAWVEAKLAERSAALGWRPEFPWRILGDWLAGHPDLRLIERRALPPFGIFTLVRITKR from the coding sequence GTGCAGCATCTCAAGCGCGTTGCGACGCTCGACAATTCCGCCGTCGCCCAAGCCTATGCGCGATGGGCGCCGGTTTACGACCTCGCCTTTTCCGAAACCATGCGGCCCGGCCGCAAAGTCGCTGCCGCCATCGCCAACCGGCATAAGGGCGCACTCGTGCTCGATGTGGGCGTGGGAACCGGCCTCGAACTGCCCATGTTCGCCCCGTCGTGCCGGGTTGTCGGCATCGACCTCTCGGAGCCGATGTTGCGGCGCGCAGCGCGGCGCACCGCAACCGGCGCGCTGCACCACGTCGCTGGCCTCTCGGCGATGGATGCCTGCAACCTCGCCTTCGCCGACGCGACCTTCGACGTCATTGTCGCGCCTTATGTGCTGACCGTGCTGCCGCGGCCCGAGGCGAGCCTCGACGAATGGGTGCGTGTGCTGAAGCCGGGCGGCGAGATTGTTCTCGTCAATCACATCGGCGCAACGAGTGGCCCCGTCGCCTGGGTGGAAGCCAAACTCGCCGAACGCAGCGCCGCGCTCGGCTGGCGGCCGGAGTTCCCCTGGCGCATCCTGGGGGACTGGCTCGCCGGGCATCCCGACCTGCGCCTCATTGAGCGCCGCGCACTGCCGCCCTTCGGCATTTTCACTTTGGTGCGCATCACCAAACGTTGA